A part of Corynebacterium lactis RW2-5 genomic DNA contains:
- a CDS encoding deoxyribodipyrimidine photo-lyase: protein MRAALVSAGAGASAGADAGSIVLVHTADPSLYSPARLVALAAAVDDLRQRTQGRVVSLLGEPSIVLPPLVKDLEAVRVVVQRAFEPTVAQRQEALSEALQPLGAQLELHGGAYAVDPGTIVSGAKTPYKVFTPFSKAWKVAAASNVAASATAEGAAEQIAQSLSSALLDSESLYCDNPLAPLAEKAAEDLPPATLSAARGINETEAWRRWSEFVADGLTGYETDRDRPDFDGTSRMSAQLAFGTIHPSALLADISSRVETRTLTAENADKFISELAWREFYADQLFHRPEVATDNADRRFDHYRWHESESDLSDWRNGVTGFPIVDAGMRQLAQTGWMHNRVRMIVASFLVKDLHLRWQDGAKVFRQRLLDYSPASNQLSWQWCAGSGFDASPFFRVFNPARQGRKFDPHGDYVRHWVPELAEVPGAKVHDIPDNPGMRPPSYPAPMVHHDSERKEALRRFEQVKGFER, encoded by the coding sequence CTGCGCGCGGCGCTCGTCAGTGCTGGTGCCGGTGCTAGCGCCGGTGCTGACGCCGGCTCCATCGTCCTGGTTCACACGGCAGACCCCAGCCTGTATTCGCCCGCGAGGTTGGTGGCGCTCGCCGCGGCGGTCGATGATTTGCGCCAGCGTACGCAGGGGCGAGTGGTGTCGCTGCTCGGCGAGCCCTCGATAGTCCTGCCGCCGCTGGTAAAGGATCTGGAGGCAGTGCGCGTGGTGGTGCAGCGGGCCTTTGAACCGACTGTTGCCCAGCGCCAAGAGGCTCTCTCGGAGGCGCTGCAGCCCCTCGGCGCTCAGCTGGAGCTCCACGGCGGCGCCTACGCAGTAGATCCGGGAACGATTGTCTCCGGGGCAAAGACCCCGTACAAGGTGTTCACGCCTTTTTCGAAGGCGTGGAAGGTGGCGGCTGCTTCGAACGTCGCCGCTTCAGCTACTGCTGAGGGGGCTGCCGAGCAGATCGCGCAGTCGCTGTCCTCAGCGCTCCTCGACTCCGAATCGCTCTACTGCGACAATCCCCTAGCCCCACTGGCGGAGAAAGCCGCGGAGGATCTGCCTCCGGCTACGCTTTCTGCCGCGCGTGGCATCAACGAGACGGAGGCCTGGCGCCGCTGGTCCGAGTTCGTCGCCGACGGCCTAACAGGCTACGAAACCGACCGCGACCGCCCAGACTTCGACGGCACCTCTCGCATGTCCGCGCAGCTGGCCTTCGGCACAATTCACCCGTCTGCCCTACTGGCGGACATTTCGTCGCGGGTCGAGACCCGCACGCTCACCGCCGAGAATGCCGATAAGTTCATCTCTGAGCTGGCTTGGCGTGAGTTCTACGCCGATCAGCTCTTCCACCGCCCGGAAGTAGCCACCGATAACGCGGACAGGCGTTTCGACCACTACCGCTGGCACGAGTCCGAAAGCGACCTTTCCGACTGGCGCAACGGGGTCACCGGCTTTCCCATCGTGGACGCCGGGATGCGACAGCTGGCGCAGACCGGGTGGATGCACAATCGGGTTCGAATGATTGTGGCGAGCTTCCTAGTCAAGGATCTGCACCTGCGCTGGCAGGACGGGGCCAAGGTCTTTCGCCAGCGCCTTCTGGACTACTCCCCTGCGTCCAATCAGCTCTCCTGGCAGTGGTGCGCGGGAAGCGGCTTCGATGCCTCACCGTTCTTCCGCGTTTTCAATCCCGCGCGCCAGGGCCGCAAATTCGACCCACACGGCGATTACGTGCGCCACTGGGTTCCTGAGCTTGCCGAGGTGCCCGGTGCGAAAGTCCACGACATCCCGGATAATCCTGGAATGCGGCCACCGTCCTACCCCGCCCCGATGGTCCACCACGACAGCGAGCGCAAGGAGGCTTTGCGCCGGTTTGAGCAGGTCAAGGGGTTCGAGCGTTAA
- a CDS encoding MMPL family transporter: MPENSLATRHVTSRGWAWTIIAIALAAFAAFTAVASGVTNESSAPATLPPSSESYKVREAAKEFPGGDDLSAIVVFSREDGSALTPEDRKAAADALEAMVATPLPTSAREQLGEGAQDSIRQVSPVIPLADEISQAVVSIDGDINGSGLGDTVKVLRNAGQDKLPDGLKMQVTGPAGFSADTAAAFDGANFALLGISALVVAVLLIFTYRSPILWLVPLAVVALADRLAASALEVIAANTPLVFDASTAGIMSVLVFGAGTNYALLLISRYREELHRYADSRKALAVALRASVAAIVSSNLTVVLSLLALIAAVVPAYASLGISLAIGLLIALVFALLVLPAALSVCGLGLFWPKVPTVGDNADKDGAGSEGGEEDEGGWYRIARAVAARPVAFLTTMVIILVALASGLFGAKVGLSTTEQFRTESEAADGVATIAQYVSPGAASPLNVIAPAEDQGTVLKAIAGLNGVEVQGPPQKSEDGKLARLTVIADAAPATPESYDQVRSLRQAVQDAAPGSMVGGLTAETLDTREATARDTAVVMPMIIGIVLILLVLILRALVAPVLLLLATTMSALAALGAGALVSQYVFGFPALDVSVPLYSLIFLVALGIDYTVFLVLRAKEEAAGAGTRVGMTRAVGLTGGVITSAGIVLAAVFAVLGVLPLITLGQIGIVVGLGIVIDTFLVRTLVVPALFAIVGEKMWWPSSSPKDRS; encoded by the coding sequence ATGCCAGAAAATAGCCTCGCAACTCGACATGTCACTTCCAGGGGATGGGCCTGGACGATTATCGCCATCGCTCTAGCGGCTTTCGCCGCTTTCACGGCCGTGGCTAGCGGAGTGACTAACGAGTCCTCCGCGCCCGCGACGCTTCCCCCATCGTCGGAGTCGTACAAGGTCCGCGAGGCAGCCAAGGAGTTTCCCGGAGGCGATGATCTCAGCGCCATCGTCGTCTTCTCACGTGAGGATGGTTCCGCCCTCACACCGGAAGACCGCAAGGCCGCTGCCGATGCGCTTGAGGCCATGGTGGCGACGCCGTTGCCGACGTCGGCACGCGAGCAACTGGGCGAGGGCGCGCAGGACAGTATCAGGCAGGTCTCCCCTGTGATTCCGCTTGCCGACGAAATCTCCCAGGCCGTGGTTTCCATTGACGGGGATATTAATGGATCGGGGCTTGGGGACACGGTCAAGGTGCTGCGCAACGCAGGGCAGGACAAACTTCCAGACGGCCTTAAGATGCAGGTCACGGGCCCGGCGGGCTTCTCTGCGGACACCGCGGCGGCGTTCGACGGGGCGAATTTCGCACTGCTCGGCATCTCGGCGCTAGTCGTGGCGGTTTTGCTGATTTTCACCTATCGCTCCCCTATCCTGTGGCTGGTGCCGCTCGCGGTTGTAGCGTTGGCGGATCGGTTGGCGGCGTCGGCGCTGGAGGTCATTGCAGCGAATACGCCACTGGTGTTCGACGCGTCGACCGCCGGCATCATGAGCGTTTTGGTGTTTGGTGCAGGCACGAACTACGCGCTGCTGCTGATTAGCCGCTACCGCGAAGAGCTGCACCGGTACGCCGATTCCAGGAAGGCGCTCGCGGTGGCGCTGCGGGCCTCCGTCGCGGCGATTGTATCGTCGAACTTGACAGTGGTGCTCTCGCTGCTAGCCCTGATAGCCGCAGTTGTTCCTGCGTATGCAAGCCTGGGAATCTCGCTGGCTATCGGTTTGCTGATTGCGTTGGTGTTCGCACTGCTGGTTCTTCCAGCGGCACTGTCTGTGTGCGGTCTGGGATTGTTCTGGCCCAAGGTTCCGACCGTCGGGGACAACGCCGATAAGGACGGTGCAGGCAGCGAAGGTGGCGAAGAAGACGAAGGCGGATGGTATCGCATCGCCCGGGCTGTGGCCGCGCGACCGGTCGCCTTCCTTACGACGATGGTGATCATCCTCGTGGCGCTCGCCTCGGGTCTTTTCGGCGCCAAGGTCGGCCTGTCCACCACCGAGCAGTTCCGTACCGAGTCGGAGGCGGCCGACGGCGTTGCGACGATTGCTCAGTACGTCTCGCCGGGTGCCGCGTCGCCGCTGAACGTGATAGCACCTGCTGAGGACCAAGGCACGGTACTGAAGGCCATCGCCGGCCTCAACGGCGTCGAGGTCCAGGGTCCGCCCCAGAAGTCCGAAGATGGAAAGCTCGCCAGACTTACCGTTATCGCCGACGCGGCACCGGCCACCCCGGAGTCGTACGATCAGGTCCGTTCATTGAGGCAGGCCGTGCAGGATGCGGCCCCCGGCTCGATGGTCGGCGGGCTGACCGCGGAGACGCTCGACACCCGCGAGGCTACCGCCCGTGATACGGCTGTGGTCATGCCCATGATCATCGGCATCGTGCTGATTCTGCTGGTGCTGATCCTGCGGGCGTTGGTCGCCCCGGTTCTGCTTCTGCTCGCCACGACAATGTCCGCACTGGCAGCGCTTGGCGCGGGTGCGCTGGTGTCGCAGTACGTCTTCGGTTTCCCAGCCCTGGACGTGTCGGTGCCGCTGTACTCGCTGATCTTCCTGGTGGCCCTCGGCATCGACTACACCGTGTTCCTGGTCCTGCGCGCTAAGGAAGAGGCCGCAGGCGCCGGAACCCGAGTGGGTATGACGCGGGCTGTAGGGCTTACCGGCGGCGTAATTACCTCCGCCGGCATTGTCCTAGCGGCGGTCTTCGCCGTCCTTGGTGTTCTGCCGTTAATTACGCTCGGCCAGATCGGCATCGTCGTGGGCCTCGGCATCGTGATTGATACCTTCCTCGTCCGCACGCTCGTCGTCCCCGCACTGTTCGCCATCGTGGGCGAGAAGATGTGGTGGCCTTCCAGCTCTCCTAAGGATCGGTCCTAG
- a CDS encoding TetR/AcrR family transcriptional regulator, which produces MQIDEHSYPPSGATQQPDVGLRELKRLRTHRDLADAATSLVLERGYDAVSVEDICEVAKISRRTFFNYFESKDQSVFGNGIIRFNNEDEELFLSGDHDNPVAAMLDQIEAKNREKFLRQMALEGTAEFHREIRRRIQEILRKEPKLSAVVISNFSKSMRLVRSAFEGYFTAHPQSRQSPELPLEQEVTLSVGFIRECVLYSSMHLDIFKTDTPLHDAARVVTTFMRRMP; this is translated from the coding sequence GTGCAAATTGATGAACATTCCTATCCTCCATCGGGAGCAACTCAGCAGCCCGATGTCGGCCTACGCGAGCTCAAGCGGCTGAGAACTCACCGCGACCTCGCCGACGCCGCCACATCGCTCGTCCTCGAGCGCGGCTACGACGCCGTCAGCGTCGAAGACATCTGCGAAGTCGCAAAAATTAGCCGACGAACCTTCTTCAATTACTTCGAATCCAAAGACCAGTCCGTCTTCGGAAATGGAATCATCAGGTTCAATAACGAAGACGAGGAGCTCTTCCTCTCCGGCGACCATGACAATCCCGTCGCCGCGATGCTCGACCAAATCGAGGCTAAGAATCGGGAGAAGTTCCTCCGGCAGATGGCCCTGGAAGGAACTGCGGAGTTTCACCGAGAAATCCGCCGGCGAATCCAGGAGATTCTGCGCAAAGAGCCGAAGCTATCCGCCGTGGTGATTTCGAACTTCAGCAAGTCCATGCGTCTCGTCCGCTCCGCATTCGAAGGTTACTTCACCGCGCACCCGCAGTCGCGCCAATCCCCGGAGCTCCCCCTCGAACAAGAGGTCACGCTTTCCGTCGGCTTCATCCGCGAGTGCGTTCTGTACTCCTCCATGCACCTGGACATCTTTAAAACCGACACCCCGCTTCACGACGCCGCCCGCGTCGTCACCACGTTCATGAGGAGGATGCCATGA
- a CDS encoding MDR family MFS transporter, with protein sequence MTTATKSAAAESKAIADENSSRLGIIFLALILTMLMSSLGQMIFSTALPTIVGELGGVDHMSWVISAFLLAQTIAMPIVGKLGDMLGRKNLFLMGIVLFMLGSILGAIAQSMTLLIVARAFQGFAGGTLMVSSQAILAEVVPARQRGKFMGIIGAVFGFSSVLGPVLGGWFTDGPGWRWGLWINVPLGLIALTTAAVFLKLPRRHGAGRFDYLGATLLTIAASTLILTTTWGGTQYEWTSTTILTLIAVSAVAWVLFVFAERRTSNPLIPMNLFKTRNFMLTTSAGLILGIAMFGTMAYIPTYLQMVHSMSPTAAGLMMTPMMVGMLLTSISVGQIISRTGKYRLYPVVGLLIMAVALYLLSTLQSSTPLWQTGVYLFVMGFGLGTGMQVLVLVVQNSFPVAMVGTATAANNFFRQIGGAVGSSIVGSIFIHRMQDLAGQRIPAALEQIKAASPQAAAEFARSAGPDGFSMKSLGSLTPSVLESLPAPIHEALISSYNDGLTPIFLMLAPVLVLAAAVVFFVREDPLKDTVE encoded by the coding sequence ATGACCACAGCCACCAAGTCCGCAGCGGCCGAAAGCAAGGCCATCGCCGACGAAAATAGCTCCCGTCTCGGTATCATTTTCCTGGCGCTCATTCTGACGATGTTGATGAGCTCGCTCGGACAAATGATCTTCTCCACTGCGCTGCCGACGATTGTCGGCGAGCTCGGCGGGGTCGACCACATGTCCTGGGTCATTTCAGCCTTCCTACTGGCGCAGACTATCGCTATGCCGATTGTCGGCAAGCTCGGAGATATGCTCGGCCGTAAGAACCTTTTCCTAATGGGAATTGTGCTGTTCATGCTGGGCTCAATTCTTGGCGCGATTGCACAGTCGATGACCCTGCTCATTGTCGCCCGCGCTTTTCAAGGATTTGCTGGTGGAACGCTTATGGTGTCGTCCCAGGCCATCCTCGCCGAAGTCGTGCCCGCACGTCAGCGAGGAAAATTCATGGGCATTATCGGAGCCGTGTTCGGCTTTAGCTCGGTTCTCGGCCCCGTCCTCGGTGGCTGGTTCACCGATGGCCCTGGCTGGCGATGGGGCCTGTGGATTAACGTTCCGCTCGGCCTCATAGCGCTCACTACCGCAGCGGTATTCCTGAAACTTCCACGTCGCCACGGCGCCGGTCGCTTCGACTACCTCGGCGCTACTCTTCTCACAATTGCGGCCTCGACGCTGATTCTCACCACCACATGGGGCGGCACCCAGTACGAGTGGACTTCCACGACGATTCTCACTCTTATCGCAGTTTCCGCCGTGGCATGGGTGCTGTTCGTCTTTGCCGAGCGACGTACATCCAACCCCCTGATTCCGATGAACCTGTTCAAGACCCGCAATTTCATGTTGACGACGTCGGCAGGCCTCATCCTGGGTATTGCGATGTTCGGCACGATGGCCTACATCCCCACCTATTTACAGATGGTGCACTCAATGTCGCCGACAGCTGCGGGCCTGATGATGACCCCCATGATGGTTGGCATGCTCCTGACCTCAATTTCGGTCGGCCAGATTATCTCGCGCACGGGCAAATACCGTCTCTACCCTGTAGTCGGCTTGCTCATTATGGCAGTTGCTCTATACCTGCTGTCGACCCTGCAGTCCTCCACCCCACTGTGGCAGACAGGCGTGTACCTCTTTGTCATGGGCTTCGGGCTGGGAACCGGTATGCAGGTTCTGGTCCTGGTTGTCCAGAACTCCTTCCCCGTGGCGATGGTGGGCACTGCGACCGCAGCGAATAATTTCTTCCGCCAGATTGGCGGCGCGGTGGGATCATCGATTGTGGGATCGATTTTCATCCACCGCATGCAGGACCTCGCCGGGCAGCGCATCCCGGCCGCCCTCGAACAGATAAAGGCAGCCTCCCCGCAAGCCGCAGCCGAATTCGCGAGAAGCGCCGGCCCTGACGGGTTTTCGATGAAGTCTCTGGGTTCGCTGACTCCGAGTGTCCTGGAATCCCTTCCGGCACCAATCCACGAAGCACTGATTAGCAGCTACAACGATGGACTGACTCCGATTTTTTTGATGCTGGCGCCAGTCCTAGTACTGGCTGCGGCAGTCGTCTTCTTCGTCCGCGAAGATCCGCTGAAGGATACGGTGGAGTAG
- a CDS encoding GNAT family N-acetyltransferase, translated as MAEKKRGFTIRMMREEDYPQIQEIYEIGLDTGHASWEHSAPEWEDFIALKHVDLCYVAVDDENPDKILAWASAAPVSKRAIFDGVIEDSIYVHPDGQGMGLAGTLLGKLIDDATEQGRWSIHSWVFPENVGSLKLHRKLGFREVGIYHHMAKMTYGPMAGQWRDVIILEKLLEKPEERALKRAQEEAEAAGEPNRPILDKLDRADGQVGA; from the coding sequence ATGGCTGAAAAGAAGCGCGGTTTCACTATCCGGATGATGCGCGAAGAAGACTACCCACAGATTCAGGAGATTTACGAGATTGGCCTGGATACGGGGCATGCGTCCTGGGAGCATTCGGCTCCTGAGTGGGAGGACTTCATCGCTCTGAAGCATGTCGACCTCTGCTATGTTGCGGTCGATGATGAGAACCCGGACAAAATCCTGGCCTGGGCCTCGGCTGCGCCGGTTTCTAAGCGAGCAATTTTCGACGGCGTTATAGAGGACTCGATTTACGTCCACCCGGACGGCCAGGGCATGGGGCTGGCCGGCACGCTTCTGGGCAAACTGATTGATGACGCGACCGAGCAGGGGCGTTGGTCTATTCACTCGTGGGTATTCCCGGAAAACGTTGGATCGCTGAAGCTGCATCGGAAGTTGGGCTTCCGCGAGGTTGGCATCTACCACCACATGGCCAAGATGACTTATGGGCCAATGGCGGGGCAATGGCGTGACGTCATCATCCTGGAGAAGCTGCTGGAAAAGCCAGAGGAGCGCGCGCTGAAGCGCGCCCAGGAAGAAGCTGAGGCCGCCGGCGAGCCGAACCGTCCGATCCTGGACAAGCTCGACCGCGCCGACGGCCAGGTAGGTGCATAA
- a CDS encoding LysR substrate-binding domain-containing protein, giving the protein MPTPESTTDASEASGSVRLRIAFATGTSPEKWFRRFMQRIPARLTTESLDNPMGALEEGAADMAILRLESATGTSTVLPESFHRIRLYDEAWGVAFEKEHVFSLSESIAVGLLADETVLLTSTDPGQLRQMLPVAATGAGVVVGPRTILKALSKKAILSANLVDVDSQEHAEGAQPMSKTSVWLVWPKEADDELRQEFVGIVQGRREGSTRTQMGKAAEDSKPKKLSAREKTLAKQARRAGAVGKRNGGQGGARKPGKAGRPSRAGRKSGRRK; this is encoded by the coding sequence ATGCCGACTCCTGAATCCACCACTGATGCTTCCGAAGCCTCCGGTTCGGTCCGGTTGCGAATCGCTTTCGCCACGGGCACCAGCCCGGAGAAGTGGTTCCGCCGTTTTATGCAGCGCATCCCCGCACGCCTTACCACCGAGTCGCTGGATAATCCGATGGGCGCCCTCGAGGAAGGTGCCGCGGACATGGCAATTCTGCGGCTGGAATCGGCCACGGGTACCTCCACCGTGCTGCCGGAGTCGTTCCACCGCATTCGCCTCTACGACGAGGCCTGGGGCGTCGCCTTCGAAAAGGAGCACGTATTCTCGCTCTCCGAGTCGATTGCTGTAGGCCTGCTTGCCGACGAAACGGTCCTGCTCACCTCCACGGATCCGGGCCAGCTGCGGCAAATGCTGCCCGTCGCCGCGACGGGTGCCGGAGTGGTAGTGGGGCCGCGCACAATATTGAAGGCTCTGTCTAAAAAGGCGATCCTAAGCGCGAACCTTGTGGACGTGGATTCTCAGGAACATGCCGAAGGTGCACAACCGATGTCGAAGACGTCCGTGTGGTTGGTGTGGCCGAAGGAGGCCGACGATGAGCTGCGGCAGGAGTTCGTCGGTATCGTCCAGGGGCGGCGAGAGGGATCTACCCGGACACAGATGGGCAAAGCTGCTGAAGATTCGAAGCCGAAGAAGTTGAGTGCCCGCGAAAAGACGTTGGCGAAGCAGGCGCGTAGGGCGGGGGCCGTCGGCAAGCGAAATGGTGGGCAAGGCGGGGCGCGCAAGCCTGGTAAGGCGGGCAGGCCGAGTAGGGCTGGGCGCAAGTCGGGCCGAAGGAAGTAA
- a CDS encoding DUF5997 family protein, with protein sequence MKPLTAAKKLGIFLPATPEEFRNGEISHAQFNELQSNPPEWLTKLRRNGPHPRPEVARKLGITITALKKNDMDKPLTTEDIKNLLEQMPEWLAAARESLAQQRTEAAEAEAKKDEGPGKAAADAAKAAQEPVQEP encoded by the coding sequence ATGAAACCCCTAACCGCAGCCAAGAAGCTTGGCATTTTCCTCCCGGCAACCCCCGAGGAATTCCGCAACGGTGAGATTTCGCACGCGCAGTTCAATGAACTGCAGTCCAACCCGCCAGAATGGCTCACGAAGCTGCGCCGCAACGGTCCTCACCCGCGTCCGGAGGTCGCCCGCAAGCTGGGCATCACCATCACCGCTTTAAAGAAGAACGATATGGACAAGCCCTTGACCACCGAGGACATCAAGAATCTGCTGGAGCAGATGCCGGAGTGGCTCGCGGCGGCCCGCGAGTCCCTGGCCCAGCAGCGCACCGAGGCCGCAGAGGCCGAGGCGAAGAAGGACGAGGGCCCGGGCAAGGCCGCCGCCGATGCGGCGAAGGCCGCGCAGGAACCCGTTCAGGAGCCCTAA
- a CDS encoding alpha/beta fold hydrolase, with product MVDDTRSTNSVAIEYTAHAINHREGGTVVLLGSLGTTQDMWEPQVAALGEKYQVITPDTRGHGDSPIPEGEWTMSDLAADVIAVLDEEGVGTAHFVGLSLGGAIAQTIALEYPGRVASLTLSSTAPKFGTPGAWKDKAELVGREGTQALADGVVHNWFTDGCFETNPDLPARFTQMVIDCPDAGYAGCCGALAAFDSRERLAEITAPTLVIAGKQDTSTPLDVVTSLHDGIPGSSMVVVSPAKHLLSAETPGYYTAALLTHIDAVEATAG from the coding sequence ATGGTCGATGACACCCGAAGCACCAATTCCGTAGCAATCGAGTACACAGCGCACGCGATTAACCATAGGGAAGGCGGGACGGTCGTACTGCTCGGATCGCTGGGTACTACTCAGGACATGTGGGAGCCGCAGGTCGCGGCCCTCGGCGAGAAGTACCAGGTCATCACCCCGGATACCCGCGGGCACGGAGACTCTCCGATTCCGGAGGGCGAATGGACCATGAGCGACCTGGCCGCCGATGTCATCGCCGTTTTAGACGAGGAGGGCGTGGGTACGGCGCACTTCGTCGGACTCTCCCTCGGCGGTGCAATCGCCCAGACGATTGCACTGGAGTATCCGGGGCGCGTGGCTAGCCTGACACTGTCGTCCACCGCGCCAAAGTTCGGCACGCCGGGGGCTTGGAAAGACAAGGCCGAGCTAGTCGGACGTGAGGGCACCCAGGCACTCGCCGACGGCGTAGTCCACAACTGGTTCACCGACGGCTGCTTCGAGACCAACCCGGATCTGCCCGCCCGGTTCACCCAGATGGTGATTGATTGCCCAGATGCCGGCTACGCCGGCTGCTGCGGAGCGCTGGCCGCATTCGACTCCCGCGAGCGTCTGGCCGAGATCACCGCTCCCACTCTGGTCATCGCAGGCAAGCAGGATACCTCCACGCCCCTGGATGTCGTCACCTCGCTTCACGACGGAATCCCCGGTTCCTCAATGGTCGTCGTGTCCCCCGCGAAGCATCTGCTCAGCGCGGAAACTCCCGGCTATTACACGGCCGCGCTCCTGACGCACATTGATGCTGTGGAGGCGACGGCCGGCTAG
- a CDS encoding acyl-CoA dehydrogenase family protein, with product MKDFLPRTHFEEEHNMFRDMVRGFVDKEITPNVERWHEAGMPDREVFKKAGELGLIGMSTPEAYGGGGEMDFRYNQVLNEELANADCGSIVVSFGTLNDLVAPYLAKFGNEEQKQKYLAGMNAGDLIGCLAMTEPGAGSDLAGMRTFAKKDGDDWILNGTKIFISNGMLSDFALVAAITDPSKGRAGVSMFIVDTGLEGYTKSGPLKKVGLKAQDTAELNFDNVRVPGANLLGEEGAAFGYLRTNLAHERLTLAVGSVATSRRAWTLAYKYAQERETFGRPIIQHQVHGHYLADIATRITALQAFVDQAVMAHNDGKLDETGASMAKYWTTEEQQDIVTRCLQMFGGYGFMLEYPISTHYLDSKVQTIYGGTNEIMKEIIFRRIAKGGAE from the coding sequence ATGAAGGACTTTCTGCCCCGCACTCACTTCGAAGAAGAGCACAACATGTTCCGCGACATGGTTCGCGGCTTCGTAGACAAGGAAATCACGCCGAACGTAGAGCGCTGGCACGAGGCCGGAATGCCGGACCGCGAGGTATTCAAGAAGGCCGGCGAGCTCGGCCTGATTGGCATGTCCACCCCGGAGGCCTACGGCGGCGGCGGAGAGATGGACTTCCGCTACAACCAGGTCCTCAACGAGGAGCTCGCCAACGCTGACTGCGGCTCCATCGTCGTCTCCTTCGGAACCCTAAACGACCTGGTCGCACCGTACCTGGCCAAGTTCGGCAACGAAGAGCAGAAGCAGAAGTACCTGGCCGGCATGAACGCCGGCGACCTGATCGGCTGCCTCGCCATGACCGAGCCGGGCGCGGGCTCCGACCTCGCCGGCATGCGCACCTTCGCCAAGAAGGACGGCGATGACTGGATTCTAAACGGCACCAAGATCTTCATCTCCAACGGTATGCTCTCCGATTTCGCCCTGGTTGCCGCCATCACCGACCCATCCAAGGGCCGCGCTGGCGTCTCCATGTTCATCGTCGACACCGGCCTGGAGGGCTACACCAAGTCCGGCCCGCTGAAGAAGGTCGGCCTGAAGGCTCAGGACACCGCCGAGCTGAACTTCGACAACGTCCGCGTTCCGGGCGCAAACCTGCTGGGCGAAGAGGGCGCAGCGTTCGGCTACCTGCGCACCAACCTGGCCCACGAGCGCCTGACCCTGGCCGTCGGCTCGGTCGCAACCTCCCGTCGCGCATGGACCTTGGCTTACAAGTACGCCCAGGAGCGCGAGACCTTCGGTCGCCCGATCATCCAGCACCAGGTCCACGGTCACTACCTCGCCGACATCGCCACCCGCATCACCGCCCTGCAGGCGTTTGTTGACCAGGCCGTTATGGCCCACAACGACGGCAAGCTGGATGAGACCGGCGCTTCCATGGCCAAGTACTGGACCACCGAGGAGCAGCAGGACATCGTCACCCGATGCCTGCAGATGTTCGGCGGCTACGGCTTCATGCTCGAGTACCCGATCTCCACCCATTACCTCGACTCCAAGGTGCAGACCATCTACGGCGGCACCAATGAGATCATGAAGGAAATCATCTTCCGCCGCATCGCCAAGGGCGGCGCGGAGTAA